Proteins encoded within one genomic window of Geminocystis sp. M7585_C2015_104:
- a CDS encoding phosphate ABC transporter ATP-binding protein, which yields MEDNVIIRLENVSVTYYKQVLLAGVFIDFKAHQITGIIGRSGCGKTTLLRCLNRLNDLIEGMRVKGKILFRGEDIYRPGVDLVELRSRIGMVFQRPAPFPISIRDNIAFPLRANGYPRKQIPEMVELALTKVGLWDEVKYRLNQNALTLSGGQQQRLCIARAIAIQPEVLLLDEPCSALDPVSTLEIEKLLLKLKEDYTIIMTSHDLRQVARICDEVVYMDVEENARGGKTGYVVEHNTVEKIFLNPDSRKTYEYTTAGLTGITKR from the coding sequence ATGGAAGACAATGTAATCATCAGACTGGAAAATGTGTCTGTTACCTACTACAAACAAGTACTTCTGGCCGGGGTATTCATAGACTTTAAGGCGCATCAAATCACGGGTATTATAGGACGTTCCGGCTGTGGCAAGACCACCCTACTACGTTGTTTGAATCGCCTAAATGACCTGATAGAGGGAATGAGGGTAAAGGGAAAAATATTATTCAGGGGGGAAGACATATATCGGCCAGGTGTGGACCTAGTGGAATTGCGTAGTCGGATAGGAATGGTGTTTCAGCGTCCGGCGCCATTCCCCATCTCCATCCGCGACAACATCGCCTTCCCCCTAAGGGCAAACGGCTATCCTCGCAAACAAATCCCGGAAATGGTAGAATTGGCCCTCACCAAGGTGGGTCTGTGGGATGAGGTAAAATACCGTCTTAACCAAAATGCCCTAACCCTTTCCGGCGGACAACAGCAGCGTTTGTGTATCGCTAGAGCCATCGCCATCCAACCAGAGGTATTACTATTGGATGAACCCTGTTCGGCATTAGACCCAGTCTCCACCCTAGAAATTGAGAAACTGCTTCTAAAACTAAAAGAAGACTATACCATCATCATGACCAGTCACGACCTAAGACAGGTTGCCCGTATCTGTGACGAAGTGGTGTATATGGACGTAGAAGAGAATGCCAGGGGCGGTAAGACTGGTTATGTAGTTGAGCATAATACAGTAGAAAAAATATTCCTGAACCCCGACAGTAGGAAGACTTACGAGTACACCACTGCCGGATTAACGGGTATAACCAAAAGATAA
- a CDS encoding threonine--tRNA ligase, translated as YNLPERFDLEYTAPDGSRQRPVMIHRAPFGSLERLIGILIEEYAGDFPIWLAPVQVRLLPVSDEFRPYAQQVCQKMLSLGIRAEVDASGDRLAKMIRTAEKEKIPVMAVVGAKEQDNNTLSIRTRAQGELGALPLEQVIQRLLNAIQSYGDF; from the coding sequence TACAACCTACCAGAACGTTTCGACTTGGAATACACCGCCCCAGACGGCAGTCGTCAACGCCCTGTAATGATACACCGTGCCCCCTTTGGCTCTTTAGAGCGTCTTATTGGTATACTCATTGAGGAATATGCGGGGGATTTCCCCATCTGGCTAGCCCCTGTCCAAGTCCGCCTCCTGCCCGTCTCTGATGAGTTTCGTCCCTATGCTCAACAGGTTTGCCAGAAGATGCTTAGTCTGGGAATCCGCGCCGAGGTGGACGCCAGTGGCGACAGACTGGCTAAGATGATCCGCACCGCTGAAAAGGAAAAAATCCCCGTTATGGCGGTGGTAGGGGCAAAGGAACAGGACAATAACACCCTCAGTATACGTACCCGGGCCCAGGGGGAGCTTGGGGCTCTTCCCCTGGAACAGGTAATACAACGATTACTCAATGCCATCCAGTCCTACGGCGACTTTTAA